In the genome of Buchnera aphidicola (Acyrthosiphon lactucae), the window GGATGCTATTATAGTTTTTGGTTCTTTTTTAACTGTTTCAGAGTTTCTTTCTTTAAAATTATAAATGTAACATAATATATAAAAAATATAATTTTGGAAAATCCATGTTTTTATTAGATTATATTATTATTTTAACTATTATTATTTCAGTTTTTTTTGGTTTATTACGTGGTTTTTATCAAGAAATATTTTCTTCTTTTTTTTGGTTCTTTAATTTTTATTTTTTTAATAAATATGAGTATTTTAGTTCTTTTTTTATAAATGCAATTCAAAATGTTTTTTTAAAAAATAAAATTTTAATATTAGTTATGATTGTTTTTTTTTTATTACAAAATATATTTTAAATTTTTTTATAAAAAAAATTATTAAAAAAATTCATATTTCTTATTATGATATTATTTTAGGAGGATTTTTTGGAATATTTCGTGGTTTGTTATTAGTATTTTTACTTCTTTTTGTTTTTAATTATATGAATAAGAATAGTTATAACTATTATTTAAATAATTCTATTTTAATTTCTATTTTTTTAAAATTTATTAAGTATTTTTTATCATTTTAAAATTTATTAAAAAAACTAAGCACATTATTTGCATTAGTATAAAAAATTATAGTGTGCTTAGAATTGCATATATTTTAATAAAAAATTTAATGTTCAAACATAGCTGAGATAGATTCTTCGTTACTAATTCGTCTTATTGCTTCTGCTAGCATACCTGCTAACGTTAGTGTGCGTACATTTGGAAGTAATTCAATTCTTTCTGATAGTGGAATAGTATCACATACGACAACTTCATCAATAACAGAATTTTTTAAGTTTATTGATGCATCGCCAGAAAAAATAGGATGTGTTGCATATGCAAAAACTCTCTTAGCTCCTCTTTCTTTAAGAGCTTCTGCAGCTTTACAAAGAGTACCTCCTGTATCTATCATGTCATCTACTAAAATACAATCACGATTGGCTACATCACCAATAATATGCATAATTTGAGATACATTAGCACGCGGTCTTCTTTTATCAATAATAGCCATATCAGTATCATAAAGTAGCTTAGCGATTGCTCTAGCTCTTACTACTCCACCAATATCAGGAGAAACAACAATTGGATTTTTTAGTTCTCTTTGAAGCATATCTTCTAAAAGAATTAAACTACCAAAAACATTATCAACAGGTACATCAAAAAACCCTTGTATTTGTTCTGCATGCAGATCTACTGTTAATACACGATCTACTCCAATACTAGATAGAAAATCAGCTACAACTTTTGCTGTTATAGGCACTCGTGCTGATCTTACTCTACGGTCTTGACGAGCATATCCGAAATATGGTATTACTGCAGTAATTCTACCAGCAGAAGCTCTTCTTAAAGCATCTACCATTACAACTAATTCCATTATATTATCATTAGTCGGTGAACAAGTTGATTGAATAATAAAAACATCTCCACCTCTTACATTTTCATTTATTTGAACACTTATTTCACCATCACTAAATCGACCGACAGAAGCCTTGCCTAAATTAATATACAATCTATTTGCAATAAATTTTGCTAGTTTAGGAATAGAATTTCCAGAAAAAAGTTTCATATCAGGCATAAAGAACCTTTTTTTAATTAGTAATTTTTTATATATTTAATTATAATATGTTTGATTATTAATATTTAAAAAAATTAATTTATATTAAAATATTTTTTTATAAAGAGCTTTATGTAATGGTGAAATATTAACACTTTTTGCTATAAATCCCTGCATATTTTTAGGTAATAAAGAAAAAATTTTTTGAGCAGACTTTTTATTATTAAATTCAGAAAAAACACAGGATCCTGTACCAGTCATTCGAGAAGGTGCATATGAAGATAGGATGGTAATTAATTTTTGTATTGCAATAAATTTTTTTTTTGCTATATTTTCGAAGTCATTACTAAAAGGTAATCTTAATAATTCTGTGATTGATTTTTTACGAGTATTATGGATTAAAAATGGACTAGAAAACATATTTTTTGTTGAAACATTGATATAAGGATATACAACTAGATACCATTTTTCTTTTTTTATAATAGGATATATTATGTCCCCTATTCCTTCAATAATAGCTGTTTTTCCCATAATGAAACCAGGTACATCTGCGCCTATTTTAAGACTTAATGTAGCTAGTTCTTGTAACGTATATTCTGTTTTCCATAACTTATTTAAAACAATTAAAGTAGTTGCAGCATTAGAAGAACCTCCGCCTAATCCACTACCTATAGGTATCTTTTTTTTTAAAAATATTTCTGCACCATAATTAGAATTAGGTAATTTACCATGAAATAGTGCATTTTCTTTTAATAATTTAGCAGCAATAATAATACTATTATTTACATCTAAAAGATTTTTTTTTGTAGTGAATAATCGAAAGTTACCTTTTTTATTAGGAATTATTTTTAATGTATCACCATAATCAAGAAATTGAAATAATGTTTGTATATTATGATATCCGTCTTTACGTGCACTTGTTACATATAAAAATAGATTAATTTTTGCAGGAGATAACCATGTATGAATCATTTTAATTTTCATTTATTAATTTAAAATATTTTTTTTATATTACTTTTTATTAAAATTACAATGAAAATATTGAAAATGATATAATCGTTGTATTATAAGAATTCTAATTCTTATATTTTAAAAAAATTATTAAAAAAATATTTTATTTTATTTTTAATTATATTAATAATACATTGTTTAATATTAATTAAAAATTATTTTTCAAAGATACTGATAAATAAAAAGGATTTCATGAATAATTCCATTTTAAATAAATTAAAATCTTTACGAAATCGTTATCAAGAAATTGAATTTATGCTTACTCAGAAAAATGTGATTTCAGATCGAAAAAATTTGAAAAATTTATCTAAAGAATATTTAAAACTTTCTAAAATTGTAAAATATTTTATTCAATGGGAAAAATTAAAAATTGATATTAAAAATATTAATATTTTATTAAATGATATAGAAATACAAGATATGGCTGAAGAAGAGTTATGTTTTTTAAATAAAAAAAAGAAAATATTAGAAGAAAAAATTAATCAATTATTATTGCCTGAAGATCCTAATGATAAACATAGTTGTTTTATTGAAATTAGATCAGCAACAGGTGGAGATGAATCTTCTATTTTTGCTGGTGAATTATTTAGAATGTATGTACGATATGCTGAATACTGTTCATGGCAAGTAGAAATAATGAATACTAGTGAAAGTGAAAAAGGAGGATTTAAAGAGATAATTGCAAAAATTACAGGGAAAGGTGCATGTGGTCGTCTAAAGTTTGAATCAGGTGGTCATCGTGTACAAAGAGTACCAGAAACAGAATCACAGGGGAGAATTCATACATCTACCTGCACTGTTGCTGTTATGCCTGTTATACCAAAAACTGAAAAAGAAGAAATTAATTCTTCTGATTTAAAAATTGATACTTTTCGCTCTTCTGGTGCAGGGGGACAACATGTTAATACTACTGATTCAGCCATTAGAATTACTCACATTCCAACTGGTCACGTGGTAGAATGTCAAGATGAACGATCACAACATAAGAATAAAGCAAAAGCTTTGTCTATTTTATCAGCACGTATTTATGCTGCTAAACTAGAACAAGATCATCAAGAAAATTCTTCTATGAGAAGAATTTTATTAGGTACTGGTGAACGATCAGATAGAAATAGAACATATAATTTTCCTCAAAATAGAATTACAGATCATAGAATTAATCTTACTATCTATAAACTAGATGAAGTATTAGAAGGAAGATTAGATTTACTTATTGATCCAATAATACAAGAATATCAAGCAGATATGCTTTCTTCTTTATCCCAATCAGAACTATGAATATTAAAAAATGGATAAAAAAATCTATTAAAAAATTATCTTGTGTTGATAATCCTAAATATGAAGCTGAATTTTTACTTAGTTATGTTTCAAAACGCACACGAAGTTGTATAATTAGTACTGACAATATTGAATTAACTCAAAAACAATATAAATATTTAAATTATTTAATTGATCGTAGATCTTTAGGAGAACCTATAGCCTATATAATAAAAGAAAAAGAGTTTTGGTCTTTGTCTTTATGTGTTTCATATGATACTCTTATTCCAAGACCTGATACAGAAATTTTAGTAGAACAAGTATTAACTAAAGTTCACAGCAATTCTGCTTTGATTCTAGATTTGGGTACTGGATGTGGAGCTATTTCTTTAGCTTTAGCAAGCATATGTTCCGATTGGAATATTATTGGTATTGATAAATCGGAAAAGGCTCTTGAAATAGCTCGCATTAATGCAAATAAATTAAACTTTAAAAATGTCTCTTTCTTTTTTAGTGATTGGTTTTCAAATATAAATCAAAAATTTAATATTATTGTAAGTAATCCACCATATATTAGCAAAAAAGAAATGATATTTCTTAAAAAAGATATTTTTTTTGAACCATTTGATGCCCTTTTATCTGATAATAATGGACTATCTGATATTGAAAAAATAATAAAAAATGCAAAAAATTATTTATTTTGTGGAGGTTGGTTGTTAATAGAACATGGATGGCAACAAAAAATGCAGGTTCAGTATTTATTCAAAAAATATAATTTTTTTAAAATAGAATCTTATCAAGATTATGGAGGAAACGATCGTGTGACAGTTGGAAAAATATAATCAAAAAAATATAACATTTTTAAAATTTTATAAAATAAAAAATGTTGTATTAATAAAAATAAAAAAATGTTATGTTTTAATATAAATTAGATTAATTATATAAAACTTATACCTTTTGATCTTTATTATTAATTTAAAAAAAATATTACTATTACTAATAATATGAAATCTCTTTCTAATATTGATTTTTCTAAATTATCACTTTTTGAATCTATTATTATTGCTTCTCAAGCTATTCGAGAAGATTTTTCTGCAAATTGTGTTATATCTGAATTGAAAAGTAGAATAAAAGAAGCTAAATCTTATATTTCATCTGAAACTGAACCTAATCGCCAATTAGAAAAGTTATTAGAATTATTCTATACCCACTGGAATTTTGGTGGTGCAAGTGGTATTTATAAACTTTCAGATGTACTATGGATTGATAATGTATTAAAAACACGACAAGGTACTGCAGTATCTTTAGGTATTCTTTTTTTACATATTGCTCAAGAATTGAAGTTACCATTAAATCCTGTGGTGTTTCCTACTCAACTAATTTTAAGAGCAGATTGGATCAACGAAAAAAAATGGTTTATTAATCCCTTTAATGGAGAAATACTAGATCAACATACGTTAGAAGTTTGGTTAAAAGGCAATATTAGTCCAACAGCAGAATTATATGAAAATGATTTGTATAAATCTGAATCCATTACTGTGGTTCGAAAAATGTTAGATACATTAAAATCTGCATTAATGGAAGAAAAAAAAATGGAATTAGCATTAAATGTTACAAATTTATTGCTAAAGATTAATCCAAATGATCCATATGAAATTCGTGATAGAGGACTAATATATGCTCAATTAGAATGTAATCATGTTGCTTTAACAGATTTAATTTATTTTGTAGAACATTGTCCTGAAGATCCGATTAGTGAAATTATTAAAATTCAAATTCACTCTATTGAACAAAAAAAAATTATATTACATTAAAATTATTTATTGTGTAACTGGTAAATTACGTTTATGTAACGTATTCAAGTATAATCTTTCAATAATTTTTTGGCTAGTGAGATCTATTTTTTTTCCTTCTAGATAAGAATCAATTATATTATATGTAACACCTAAAATAGATTCATCATCTTGTTGTGGATGTTCGTCTTCTAAATCTGCCATTGGTTTTTTTAAATATAGATGTTTTGGACAATTTAATTTTTTTAATAATAATTGAATTTGTCGTTTATTTAATTTAGAAATAGGATTTATATCTGTTCCACTATCTCCATATTTTGTAAAAAATCCAGTGACATTTTCTGCTGCATGTCCTGTTCCAACTACAAGACCATTTTTTATAGCAGCAATACTATATTGTACTTTCATCCTTTCTCTAGCTTTTTCATTTCCTCTAATATAATCTGAAATAATAATCCCTGATTTTTTTAGAGATTTTTCGCTACTTAAAACTGATTCTTTAATATTAACATTAAATACTTGATCTGGACGTATAAAATTAATTACATCTTGACAGTCTTTTTCGTCAGATTGAATTCCATATGGTAAACGTAATGCGATAAATTGATAAGTCATGTCTTGTTTTTCATTTCTCAATTTTTCAATAGTTATTTGACATAATTTTGCAGTTAATGTAGAGTCTTGTCCTCCACTAACACCAACTATTAAAGATTTTAGCAAAACATGATTAAGTAAATAGTTTTTTAAAAAATCAATACAATTTTTTATCTCTATTTCTGGTATAATTGTAGGTTTTACTCCTAGTAACTTAATAATTTTTTTTTGAAGTGTCATAAATTTTCCTAATTTTTAAAAGTTTTAAATATTTATATATTAAATACTGAATGTACTTTTTAATGTTCTTAAAATAAAAAATGGATAAAAAATTGAATAATTTAATTTTTGTATTAAATTGTGGTAGTTCTTCTATAAAATTTGCGATATTAAATCCCAATAACAAAAAAAAATATTTATCTGGTTTAGTAGAATGTTTATTTTTATCAGAAACATATATAAAATGGCAGTGTTTAGGAGTAAAATATAAAAAAAAAATAGGTTCAAACGTTAGTCATGAAGATGCTTTAAATTTTATTATAGATAAAGTTTTAAAAAAACAAGAAGACATTTTAAAAAATTTAATAGGTATAGGTCATAGAGTCGTACATGGAGGTGCTAAAATAAAAAAATCAACTTTAATTAATAACGATGTTATTAAATGTATTCAAGATGCTGTCTCGTTCGCTCCGTTGCATAATCCGGCTAATTTAATCGGTATCAAAATAATTATAGAAAAATATCCTAGTTTATCAAGAAAAAATGTAGCAGTTTTTGATACGTCTTTTTATCAAAAAATGCCTGAAACTTCTTTTCTATATGCAATACCTTATAATTTTTATAAAAAATATGGTATTAGACGTTATGGTGCTCATGGTACCAGTCATAATTATGTTGCTTATCAAGCGTCTATCATGTTAAATAAAAAATTTAAATCTTTAAATATTATAACATGTCATTTAGGTAATGGAGCTTCTATTTCCGCTATTTGTAATGGAATATGCGTAGATACTTCAATGGGATTAACTCCTTTAGAAGGATTAGTTATGGGAACTCGAAGTGGAGATTTAGATCCTTCAATTATTTTTTTTATGAATAAAAATCTTAATTTGAGTATTAATGAAATTGAAATAATTTTAAATAAAAAATCAGGATTATTAGGTTTAAGTGGTATTAGCAATGATTTTCGCTATTTTGAAAAAAATTATTATTTTAAAAAACATGCTAAAAGATCAGTAGATGTTTTTTGTCATCGTTTATCTAAGTATATTGCTTCTTATATGAGCTTAATGGAAAATCGTTTAGATGCTGTAATTTTTACTGGTGGAATCGGTGAAAATGTACCTTTAATTAGAGAATTGACTCTTTCTAGTTTATCTATATTAGGTTTTAAAATTAATTCTGAATTTAATTTATCTATGATAAGAGGTAAATCTGGATTAATTACTGAATATCCTTCTCGTCCAGTTTTTGTTATTGCGACAGATGAAGAATTAGCAATAGCTCAAGAAACTAATAATATTCTTAATAAAAAATAGTTATTTTTTTAGTGTTTTATATTGATATGTCATAATAGGATAATTATGTCACGTATTATAATGTTAATTCCCTTAGATAAAGATGTTAGTTTAACTACTATAAGTTTAAGTATGATTTATTTTTTTGATAAAAATAAATTTGAAAAGAAATCAGTTAAATCGATATTATATTTTTCTTGTATAAAAAAATCATTAGATGATACATCATTAATTATTAAAAAATATTTTTCAAACATTGTACATATATCAGAAAATATAGATTTCTCTCAAGTTTTTTTAAATTCCTCTGAATATTTATCTTTATTAAATAAAATTATGGACGAATGTCATAATAACAAGTTTTTATACGAAGTTATTTTAATTGAAGGAATAAATAATAATTATAGCATTAATTCTGAGACAATTAATTACGATATTGCTCAAAATTTAAATGCAGAAGTAATATTTATATCAAATTTAGAAAATACTTCTTTAGAATGTATTCAAAAAAAAGAAAAAAACATAAATTTATTTTTAAAACAAAAAAAATATAAAAATATTTTAGGTGTAATTTTTAATAAAATTAATTCTCCTTTTATAGAAAAAAAATATAATTTTATAAAAAAATTAACACTTTTAAAAAAAATAACAAATAAAACAGAAGTAATTATTCCCAATCAAAAATTTAAAAATAATTTTTTTCCAATCATAGCTTGCATTCCTTGGAATAAAAGATTGATAATAACATATGTAAGAGATATTTTAAATTTTTTAAATTTAGAATGTATTAATTTAATACAAAAAAAAACTCATATTATAGAAGAAATAATTATATTTGATGAAAGTTATTTAAATATGTTAAATAAAAAATATTCAAATACTTTGATAATAATTTCTTTTAGTCGTATTGATATTTTTATAGATGTGTTAAATTTTAATGCTAATCAAATTCAATGTGTTATTTTGACAGGAGTATTAAAATCAAAAAAACATCTTATTTCTTTATGTAATGTCTTAATTCAAAAATCTATTTCTATTTTTTATACAGAAAAAAGCACAATAGAGATTTTATCTCAATTGCAATTTTTTAATTTTAATATTAATTCAAAAGAGTTTCTATATATTAGAAAATTACAAGAATATATTTCTAGTTTTTTTTCTTATTCTTCTCTTATAGTTTCTAAAAAAAAATACAAATATGGTATACAATATTCTCCAAAAGAATTTTGCTATCATTTAAAATTATTATCAAAAAAAAGAAATAAACGTATTATATTACCTGAATCATATGAAATTCGTATATTAAAAGCTGTTTCAATATGTTGTAATTATAACATTGCTCAATGTGTATTGTTAGGAGATCCAAAAAAAATTTATAGTATAGCAAATAATGAAGGGATTAATTTAAATAAAAATATTGAGATAATTAATCCTGTTTTAATAAGAAAGAAATATCTTTCACGTTTTCTAGAAATCCGAAAAGAAAAAGGTATAAATGAATTTACTGCTAAAAAACAATTAGAAGATAATAATGTTTTAGCAACTTTAATATTAGAATCTAATGAAGTAGATGGATTAGTTTCTGGTTCAGTAAATACTACATCTGATACTATACGTCCGGCATTACAAATTATCAAAACTCATCCTCAGAGTTTATTAGTTTCATCTGTTTTTTTTATGTTATTACCAAGTCAAGTTGTAATTTATGGTGATTGTGCTATTAATATTAATCCAACTGCAGAAGAATTATCAGAAATTGCAATTCAATCTGCAGATTCAGCAAAAATGTTTGGAATAGAACCACGTATTGCTATGTTGTCTTATTCGACTGGCTCTTCTGGATTTGGATGCCAAGTAGAAAAAGTAAAAAAAGCTACTTTGATTGTTAAAAATAAACGACCTGATTTAATTATTGATGGTCCTATACAATATGATGCAGCAGTTTCAGAACGAGTTTCTAAATTAAAATCACCTTATTCTCCAATTTCAGGAGCTGCAAATGTATTTATTTTCCCAGATTTAAATTCTGGTAATATAACTTATAAAGCAGTACAACGTTCTGCAAAAATAGTTTCTATTGGCCCAATGTTACAAGGATTAAGAAAACCAGTAAATGATTTATCACGAGGTGCTTCAGTAGAAGATATTTTGTATACTATCGCATTAACATCTATTCAATCTCAGTAAATTATACTTTTTATGCTATAAGAATATGTATTTTAAATTTTAATTACAATATTTCCATTTGGTTTACAACAACATGGAAATATTTCTGTTTCTTTAAATAAAGCAGCCATAGGCTGTTTTATTAAATAAAATATTTTTCCTTTAACTAATTCAATTCTACACATTCCACAATATCCAGATTGGCACTGATATTCTATATTAATTTTATTTAATTTTAAAATTAATAATAGTGAGATGTTTTTTTTATAAATAATTTTTTTTTTAATATTTATTATTTTAATAATAGTATGATTCATTTTATAGTTTAAATTTTTTAAATTCATAATCAGATACTTCTGAATCAATCTGACCAACTAAATAAGAACTGATTTCTGTTTCTTGGGGCGCATTTTGTATATTATCAGAAGTTAACCAATGGTTAATCCAAGGAATAGGATTGGATTGTTTTTTAAAAGGCATTTTGAAACCTATTGTATGCATACGAATATTTGTAATATATTCAATATATTGACAAAGGATATCTTTATTTAATCCGAGCATTGAACCGTTTTGGAATAAATATTCAGCCCATTTTTTTTCTTGTTGTGCAGCTGAAACAAATATATTCATAGCTTCCTCTCTACATTCTAATATTACATCTTCCATATTTTCATCATTTTTTATATTACTTAAAAGATTTAAAATATGTTGAGTTCCTGTTAGGTGTAATGCTTCATCGCGTGCTATTAATCTGATAATTTTTGCATTTCCTTCCATTAATTCTCTTTCTGCAAACGCAAATGAACATGCAAAACTAACATAAAATCTAATTGCTTCTAAAACATTCACACTTATTAAACATAGATACAATCTTTTTTTTAGTAAGTTTAAATTAATATGAATTTTTTTTTCATTTATTAAATGAGTACCTTCACCTAATAAATGCCAATAATTCGTTATTTTGATTAATTCATCATAATAGATAGAAATATTTTGAGCACGATCATTAATGTGTTTATTTGAAATAATATCATCAAATACTAAAGACGGAGAATTAACAATATTTCTAATTATATGAGTATAAGAACGCGAATGAATAGTTTCAGAAAAAGACCATGTTTCAATCCATGTTTCTAATTCAGGAATAGATATAATTGGTAAAAAAGCTATATTAGGACTGCGTCCTTGAATAGAATCAAGTAATGTTTGATATTTTAAATTACTAATAAAAATATGTTTTTCATTATCGGGTAAGTTTTGAAAATCTATTCTATCTCGTGATAAATCTATTTCTTCCGGTCTCCAAAAAAATGACAACTGTTTTTCAATTAGTTGTTCAAAAATATTATATTTTTGTTGATCATATCTAGAAATGTTTACAGGTTGTCCAAAGAACATAGGTTCTTTAAGTTGATTATTTTTTTTTTTTGAAAAAATTGTATAAGACATATATGATACCTAATAATAAATTTAATTTTTTAATATATATTTTTAAAAAAATATGTGTTTTATATAATACATGAACCACTTTCACAAATATCTTCTGTTATAGATTTAGATATAATATTTTGATGGTCTTCAGAACCATCTCGAGTATTTTGATAATATAGTGTTTTTAAACCAAGTTTATATGATAATAAAAGATCATATAGAAGTTGCTTCATAGGAATTTTATTGTTTAAAAATCTTTTTGGATCATAGTGAGTATTTACTGAAATAGATTGATCAATAAATTTTTGCATAATACCAGCTAGTTGTAAATATCCTGTATTATTTGGTATATCCCAAAGTAATTCATATTGTGATTTTAATTTTTTATATTCAGGAACAACTTGGCGTAATATTCCATCTTTTGAAATTTTGATACTAATAAAACCTCTTGGTGGTTCAATACCATTTGTTGCATTAGATATTTGAGAAGATGTTTCTGAAGGCATTAAAGCAGATAATGTTGAATTTCTTAAACCATATTTTTTAATTTT includes:
- a CDS encoding CvpA family protein encodes the protein MHISYYDIILGGFFGIFRGLLLVFLLLFVFNYMNKNSYNYYLNNSILISIFLKFIKYFLSF
- a CDS encoding ribose-phosphate pyrophosphokinase; translation: MPDMKLFSGNSIPKLAKFIANRLYINLGKASVGRFSDGEISVQINENVRGGDVFIIQSTCSPTNDNIMELVVMVDALRRASAGRITAVIPYFGYARQDRRVRSARVPITAKVVADFLSSIGVDRVLTVDLHAEQIQGFFDVPVDNVFGSLILLEDMLQRELKNPIVVSPDIGGVVRARAIAKLLYDTDMAIIDKRRPRANVSQIMHIIGDVANRDCILVDDMIDTGGTLCKAAEALKERGAKRVFAYATHPIFSGDASINLKNSVIDEVVVCDTIPLSERIELLPNVRTLTLAGMLAEAIRRISNEESISAMFEH
- the ispE gene encoding 4-(cytidine 5'-diphospho)-2-C-methyl-D-erythritol kinase; translation: MIHTWLSPAKINLFLYVTSARKDGYHNIQTLFQFLDYGDTLKIIPNKKGNFRLFTTKKNLLDVNNSIIIAAKLLKENALFHGKLPNSNYGAEIFLKKKIPIGSGLGGGSSNAATTLIVLNKLWKTEYTLQELATLSLKIGADVPGFIMGKTAIIEGIGDIIYPIIKKEKWYLVVYPYINVSTKNMFSSPFLIHNTRKKSITELLRLPFSNDFENIAKKKFIAIQKLITILSSYAPSRMTGTGSCVFSEFNNKKSAQKIFSLLPKNMQGFIAKSVNISPLHKALYKKIF
- the prfA gene encoding peptide chain release factor 1, which translates into the protein MNNSILNKLKSLRNRYQEIEFMLTQKNVISDRKNLKNLSKEYLKLSKIVKYFIQWEKLKIDIKNINILLNDIEIQDMAEEELCFLNKKKKILEEKINQLLLPEDPNDKHSCFIEIRSATGGDESSIFAGELFRMYVRYAEYCSWQVEIMNTSESEKGGFKEIIAKITGKGACGRLKFESGGHRVQRVPETESQGRIHTSTCTVAVMPVIPKTEKEEINSSDLKIDTFRSSGAGGQHVNTTDSAIRITHIPTGHVVECQDERSQHKNKAKALSILSARIYAAKLEQDHQENSSMRRILLGTGERSDRNRTYNFPQNRITDHRINLTIYKLDEVLEGRLDLLIDPIIQEYQADMLSSLSQSEL
- the prmC gene encoding peptide chain release factor N(5)-glutamine methyltransferase; this translates as MNIKKWIKKSIKKLSCVDNPKYEAEFLLSYVSKRTRSCIISTDNIELTQKQYKYLNYLIDRRSLGEPIAYIIKEKEFWSLSLCVSYDTLIPRPDTEILVEQVLTKVHSNSALILDLGTGCGAISLALASICSDWNIIGIDKSEKALEIARINANKLNFKNVSFFFSDWFSNINQKFNIIVSNPPYISKKEMIFLKKDIFFEPFDALLSDNNGLSDIEKIIKNAKNYLFCGGWLLIEHGWQQKMQVQYLFKKYNFFKIESYQDYGGNDRVTVGKI
- the sirB1 gene encoding invasion regulator SirB1 codes for the protein MKSLSNIDFSKLSLFESIIIASQAIREDFSANCVISELKSRIKEAKSYISSETEPNRQLEKLLELFYTHWNFGGASGIYKLSDVLWIDNVLKTRQGTAVSLGILFLHIAQELKLPLNPVVFPTQLILRADWINEKKWFINPFNGEILDQHTLEVWLKGNISPTAELYENDLYKSESITVVRKMLDTLKSALMEEKKMELALNVTNLLLKINPNDPYEIRDRGLIYAQLECNHVALTDLIYFVEHCPEDPISEIIKIQIHSIEQKKIILH
- the nadE gene encoding ammonia-dependent NAD(+) synthetase, translating into MTLQKKIIKLLGVKPTIIPEIEIKNCIDFLKNYLLNHVLLKSLIVGVSGGQDSTLTAKLCQITIEKLRNEKQDMTYQFIALRLPYGIQSDEKDCQDVINFIRPDQVFNVNIKESVLSSEKSLKKSGIIISDYIRGNEKARERMKVQYSIAAIKNGLVVGTGHAAENVTGFFTKYGDSGTDINPISKLNKRQIQLLLKKLNCPKHLYLKKPMADLEDEHPQQDDESILGVTYNIIDSYLEGKKIDLTSQKIIERLYLNTLHKRNLPVTQ
- a CDS encoding acetate kinase, which encodes MDKKLNNLIFVLNCGSSSIKFAILNPNNKKKYLSGLVECLFLSETYIKWQCLGVKYKKKIGSNVSHEDALNFIIDKVLKKQEDILKNLIGIGHRVVHGGAKIKKSTLINNDVIKCIQDAVSFAPLHNPANLIGIKIIIEKYPSLSRKNVAVFDTSFYQKMPETSFLYAIPYNFYKKYGIRRYGAHGTSHNYVAYQASIMLNKKFKSLNIITCHLGNGASISAICNGICVDTSMGLTPLEGLVMGTRSGDLDPSIIFFMNKNLNLSINEIEIILNKKSGLLGLSGISNDFRYFEKNYYFKKHAKRSVDVFCHRLSKYIASYMSLMENRLDAVIFTGGIGENVPLIRELTLSSLSILGFKINSEFNLSMIRGKSGLITEYPSRPVFVIATDEELAIAQETNNILNKK
- the pta gene encoding phosphate acetyltransferase, whose product is MSRIIMLIPLDKDVSLTTISLSMIYFFDKNKFEKKSVKSILYFSCIKKSLDDTSLIIKKYFSNIVHISENIDFSQVFLNSSEYLSLLNKIMDECHNNKFLYEVILIEGINNNYSINSETINYDIAQNLNAEVIFISNLENTSLECIQKKEKNINLFLKQKKYKNILGVIFNKINSPFIEKKYNFIKKLTLLKKITNKTEVIIPNQKFKNNFFPIIACIPWNKRLIITYVRDILNFLNLECINLIQKKTHIIEEIIIFDESYLNMLNKKYSNTLIIISFSRIDIFIDVLNFNANQIQCVILTGVLKSKKHLISLCNVLIQKSISIFYTEKSTIEILSQLQFFNFNINSKEFLYIRKLQEYISSFFSYSSLIVSKKKYKYGIQYSPKEFCYHLKLLSKKRNKRIILPESYEIRILKAVSICCNYNIAQCVLLGDPKKIYSIANNEGINLNKNIEIINPVLIRKKYLSRFLEIRKEKGINEFTAKKQLEDNNVLATLILESNEVDGLVSGSVNTTSDTIRPALQIIKTHPQSLLVSSVFFMLLPSQVVIYGDCAININPTAEELSEIAIQSADSAKMFGIEPRIAMLSYSTGSSGFGCQVEKVKKATLIVKNKRPDLIIDGPIQYDAAVSERVSKLKSPYSPISGAANVFIFPDLNSGNITYKAVQRSAKIVSIGPMLQGLRKPVNDLSRGASVEDILYTIALTSIQSQ
- the yfaE gene encoding class I ribonucleotide reductase maintenance protein YfaE, which gives rise to MNHTIIKIINIKKKIIYKKNISLLLILKLNKINIEYQCQSGYCGMCRIELVKGKIFYLIKQPMAALFKETEIFPCCCKPNGNIVIKI